The Chloroherpetonaceae bacterium genome includes a window with the following:
- the rpsL gene encoding 30S ribosomal protein S12 yields MPTIQQLVRKGRHTKKAKTKVPALEACPQKRGVCTRVYTTTPKKPNSALRKVAKVRLSNQQEVIAYIPGEGHNLQEHSIVLIRGGRVKDLPGVRYHIIRGTLDTAGVQDRKRGRSKYGAKRPGTGAAAGAKGAAAAPAKKK; encoded by the coding sequence ATGCCAACAATTCAGCAATTAGTCCGAAAAGGACGGCATACGAAGAAAGCGAAAACAAAGGTGCCAGCGCTGGAAGCCTGTCCGCAGAAGCGTGGGGTGTGCACCAGAGTCTATACGACAACACCGAAAAAACCGAACTCAGCGCTGCGTAAAGTAGCCAAAGTGCGCCTGTCGAACCAGCAAGAAGTGATTGCTTACATTCCGGGCGAGGGGCACAACTTGCAAGAGCATTCCATTGTACTGATTCGTGGTGGACGTGTAAAGGATTTGCCCGGTGTGCGGTATCACATTATTCGTGGCACACTGGACACAGCCGGCGTTCAGGACCGCAAGCGCGGTCGCTCGAAGTATGGCGCAAAAAGACCGGGCACCGGTGCTGCGGCAGGCGCAAAAGGAGCCGCAGCGGCCCCTGCTAAGAAAAAGTAG
- a CDS encoding 2-oxoacid:ferredoxin oxidoreductase subunit beta: MSALDLSGNGKTLARELPVLTAKDFVSAQDVRWCPGCGDYSILKQVQTILPELGIPREKFVFISGIGCSSRFPYYMETFGIHGIHGRATAIASGLKMARPDLDIWVVTGDGDLLSIGGNHFLHLLRRNLNLQLLLFNNEIYGLTKGQYSPTSHEGQITKSSPFGVIDHPVNPVALALGAEGTFVARTMDRDVKHLREILKRAHQHKGTSFVEIYQNCVIFNDGAFEAFTEKATKAENDLFLEHGKPLIFGAKQDKGIRLDGFKPIVVNLNDPNVSVNDLWIHDETDRVKANILARFFDAPGSEHYMPRPFGVFYREERFCYEDAMLDQIEMAQVKGEGDLDELLRGKETWVIE, encoded by the coding sequence ATGTCAGCATTAGACCTCAGCGGAAATGGGAAAACGTTGGCACGAGAGTTACCTGTGCTGACAGCGAAGGATTTTGTCTCGGCGCAAGATGTGCGCTGGTGTCCGGGCTGCGGCGACTACTCTATTTTGAAGCAAGTGCAAACCATCTTGCCTGAGCTGGGCATTCCAAGAGAGAAATTTGTCTTCATCTCAGGTATCGGCTGCTCGTCGCGTTTTCCATACTATATGGAGACCTTTGGGATTCACGGCATTCACGGTCGCGCAACAGCGATTGCCTCAGGCTTAAAGATGGCTCGCCCTGACCTTGATATTTGGGTTGTAACGGGCGATGGCGATTTGCTTTCTATCGGGGGCAATCACTTCCTACATCTTTTGCGACGCAATTTGAACCTGCAGCTCTTGCTCTTCAACAATGAAATTTATGGCTTAACCAAAGGGCAATACTCACCAACGTCACACGAAGGGCAAATCACAAAATCCTCGCCATTTGGCGTCATTGACCACCCTGTTAATCCTGTTGCATTAGCATTGGGCGCAGAGGGGACATTCGTGGCGCGCACAATGGATCGGGATGTCAAGCATCTGCGCGAAATTCTAAAACGAGCACACCAGCACAAGGGCACTTCGTTCGTGGAGATTTATCAAAACTGTGTCATCTTCAACGATGGGGCATTTGAAGCCTTCACGGAAAAAGCCACCAAAGCAGAAAACGACCTCTTCCTTGAGCACGGCAAGCCTCTCATTTTCGGAGCAAAGCAAGACAAAGGGATTCGCCTCGATGGCTTTAAGCCAATTGTGGTCAATCTGAACGATCCTAACGTATCAGTCAATGACCTTTGGATTCACGATGAAACTGACCGTGTAAAGGCGAATATTTTGGCACGCTTCTTCGATGCACCGGGCTCTGAACACTACATGCCACGTCCATTTGGGGTCTTCTACCGTGAAGAGCGCTTCTGCTACGAAGATGCAATGCTTGACCAGATTGAAATGGCGCAAGTCAAAGGTGAAGGCGATTTGGATGAGCTGTTGCGTGGCAAGGAAACTTGGGTGATTGAATAG
- a CDS encoding 2-oxoacid:acceptor oxidoreductase subunit alpha, translating into MSEVKSVRLETKEDVTILFAGDSGDGMQLTGTQFSETAALLGNDLNTFPNYPAEIRAPAGTLPGVSGFQIQFGSKEIYTPGDQIDVLVAMNAAALKANLKNLKKGKFIIANKDGFDEKNLELAGYKSNPLEDGSLHDYQVYAIEITRLTHDALTGSGLSTKDIERCKNMFVLGLLYWLYCRPIAPTIENIREKFKKKPEIAEANVRALKAGYNYGEMTEQFTVRFEVKKAKLPAGTYRHIMGNQAVVLGLIAASKKSGLPLFLGSYPITPASEILHELAKYKNFGVRTFQAEDEIAAVCAAIGASYGGHLAVTSTSGPGMDLKAEAIGLAVMLELPLVVIDVQRSGPSTGMPTKTEQSDLLMAMFGRHGEAPVPILAAQSPSDCFDTVFEACKLAIEFMTPVICLTDGYIANGSEPWRFPQAKDLPEIPVRFVPPREAGDPPYLPYKRNERLARSWAIPGTKGLEHRIGGLEKQNETGYISYDPENHETMVRLRAAKIERVADAIPLQTIDNGEPSGKLLVLSWGSTYGAVKTAVRDLRKEGYLVSHAHLRHLHPFPKNLGEIIYGFEKILIPELNSGQLIRLIRDKFLVPAIGYSKVQGLPFTVAELKAKILETLNQKEK; encoded by the coding sequence ATGAGCGAGGTTAAATCGGTCCGCCTCGAGACCAAAGAAGATGTTACCATTCTCTTCGCTGGTGACTCTGGCGATGGGATGCAACTCACTGGCACGCAGTTCAGTGAAACCGCAGCTCTCTTGGGAAACGACCTCAACACCTTCCCGAACTATCCTGCCGAGATTCGTGCGCCTGCTGGTACGCTTCCAGGTGTTTCCGGTTTTCAGATTCAATTCGGGAGCAAAGAAATCTATACGCCAGGTGACCAGATTGATGTGCTGGTGGCCATGAATGCAGCGGCGCTGAAAGCAAATCTCAAAAATCTCAAGAAAGGCAAATTCATCATCGCCAATAAAGATGGCTTCGATGAAAAGAACTTGGAGCTGGCTGGCTACAAGAGCAATCCGCTCGAGGACGGCTCACTACACGACTACCAAGTTTATGCAATTGAAATCACGCGTCTAACGCATGATGCGCTCACTGGCTCTGGGCTAAGCACCAAAGACATTGAGCGATGCAAAAACATGTTTGTCTTAGGGCTGCTTTATTGGCTCTACTGCAGACCAATTGCCCCGACCATTGAGAACATTCGCGAAAAGTTCAAAAAGAAACCCGAAATCGCCGAAGCTAATGTGCGCGCGCTAAAGGCAGGCTACAACTATGGCGAAATGACCGAGCAATTCACTGTGCGCTTCGAGGTCAAGAAAGCCAAGTTGCCTGCTGGCACCTACCGCCACATTATGGGCAATCAAGCGGTAGTGTTAGGACTCATCGCTGCGTCCAAGAAATCAGGTTTGCCGCTCTTCTTAGGCTCCTATCCTATTACGCCTGCTTCCGAGATTCTCCACGAGCTGGCAAAGTACAAAAATTTCGGCGTGCGTACTTTCCAAGCTGAAGATGAAATTGCGGCAGTGTGTGCAGCGATTGGCGCAAGCTATGGTGGGCATTTGGCAGTAACATCGACCTCTGGGCCTGGTATGGACTTGAAGGCAGAGGCGATTGGGTTAGCCGTAATGCTTGAACTGCCACTGGTCGTAATTGATGTGCAGCGCAGCGGACCATCCACAGGAATGCCTACCAAAACGGAGCAATCCGACCTGCTAATGGCAATGTTCGGGCGACACGGTGAAGCCCCAGTGCCCATTTTGGCAGCACAGTCGCCATCTGATTGCTTCGATACGGTATTTGAAGCCTGCAAGCTGGCAATTGAGTTTATGACGCCAGTGATTTGCCTAACTGATGGCTACATTGCCAACGGTTCAGAGCCATGGCGATTCCCGCAAGCGAAGGATTTGCCAGAAATTCCTGTAAGATTTGTGCCACCGCGCGAGGCAGGTGACCCGCCCTACCTACCCTACAAGCGCAATGAACGTCTGGCACGCTCTTGGGCGATTCCGGGCACAAAAGGTCTGGAGCACCGTATAGGAGGGTTAGAGAAGCAAAACGAGACAGGCTATATCTCCTACGACCCTGAAAATCACGAGACAATGGTGCGCCTGCGTGCAGCAAAGATTGAGCGGGTAGCCGACGCCATTCCGCTACAGACCATTGACAACGGCGAGCCCAGTGGCAAGCTCTTGGTGCTGAGTTGGGGTTCAACCTACGGAGCAGTGAAAACGGCGGTGCGCGACCTGCGCAAAGAAGGCTATCTTGTCTCGCATGCGCATCTGCGCCACCTTCATCCGTTCCCGAAAAACTTGGGCGAAATCATCTACGGCTTTGAGAAAATCTTGATTCCAGAACTGAATTCTGGGCAGCTGATTCGGCTGATTCGTGATAAGTTCCTTGTGCCAGCAATCGGCTACAGCAAGGTGCAAGGCTTGCCATTTACAGTTGCAGAACTCAAAGCCAAAATCTTGGAAACCCTAAACCAAAAGGAGAAGTAA
- the rpsG gene encoding 30S ribosomal protein S7, protein MRKKRAVKRPAQPDAKYGDPVVGRFINVIMQRGKKNLARRIVYGAFDIITQKTQEPGVEVFKKAISNVAPVVEVRGKRIGGATYQIPMEVRADRRIALALRWMKEFAKKRSGRTMSEKLAAELIDAANNQGGAVKKKEEVHKMAEANKAFSHFRF, encoded by the coding sequence ATGAGGAAAAAACGAGCTGTTAAGCGTCCTGCCCAACCTGATGCAAAGTACGGCGATCCAGTAGTTGGGCGATTTATCAATGTAATTATGCAGCGTGGCAAGAAAAACTTGGCACGCCGCATTGTGTATGGTGCGTTTGACATTATCACCCAGAAAACGCAGGAGCCGGGTGTGGAAGTGTTCAAAAAGGCGATTTCAAATGTGGCGCCTGTTGTGGAAGTGCGAGGAAAACGAATTGGCGGTGCAACTTACCAAATTCCAATGGAAGTACGTGCCGACCGCCGAATTGCACTAGCGCTCCGATGGATGAAAGAGTTTGCAAAAAAACGCAGTGGGCGCACAATGTCTGAAAAACTGGCAGCGGAGCTGATTGACGCTGCAAACAATCAAGGCGGAGCGGTCAAGAAGAAAGAAGAAGTGCATAAGATGGCGGAAGCCAATAAAGCCTTCTCGCATTTCCGATTCTAA